The genomic interval GATTATTGTCGAGCCGGGTTAAGCCTTCCGGCAGTCGGTTGCCAGCAGCATCAAAATGGAGGTCCTGCTGACCTTCCCGATCTTCAACTTTGGTCAGCAGATCGAGATCGTTGTAGTGGTAGCGGCTACTGCCATGCAGTTCGTCAATTCCGGCAATACGGTTTTTGGTATCGTAATGATAGTGCCGTTCATGCAGGGTCAGACGATTGGAGTCGTTCTGCAGCGACGTACGTTGATACTGTTGTAAACGCTGCTCAGGATCATAATTCCAGGTCGCGGTATGCTGGCCTTGATGACGCTTAGCTAATTGATCATGGGCATTAAACTGCTGATCAAACAACGATACCGGTGATATGGCTTCATGTGGGCGCACACTCATACGGCTCAGCATACCGCGTACGTTCCAGGCGTAATTCTGCTCAAACGTCCACGCCTGACCGATGCTGTCGCGATGAATAAAGTCGAAGTACCCACCACGCTGATAGGGCTGGTGTGCGGAGTAACGCACTGAGCTGATATAGCCGGTGTCAGTGTATTCGACAAAATCGATACCGTGCTTAAATGACTGGTATTCACCGTTATAGTCGACAAAGCGCTGGCTGGTGTGTTCTTTCGACAACAGGCCGTGTACGGTGTAACCCAGTTCGACCTTGGCGTGTTCATTTACCGCGCCAATAAGCCGGCCATTTCGATCATACTGATAGCCTTGCACGATATTTTTGGTCGGGTCGCTGGCATGTTGATAGTGTTCGCTGATCAGTCGGCCCAATACATCTCGTTCAAAGGTTGCTGTGATCTCTCCCTCACGCTGTTCAATCAACTTGCCGGTACCGTTGTAGCGATAATGAATCGTACGACCATCGACACTTATTTCGGTCTTAATGCGTTCACAGCCATCATATTCAAACCGGTGCGCCTGGCCATTGCCGTTGATGATCGCAGTAAGGTTGCGTTCCTGATCGTATTCGTAGCTGAGCCGGGTTCCATCCGGTAGGGTCTGGGCGAGGATTTGTGCGTAGGCACCGTAGTGACGTTGCGTGATACGACCGGCTTGATCGGTATAGGCAATCACGCGCCCCATGCGGTCGTAGGTATATTTTTCGTGTTGTCCCTGGGCGTTGGTTTTGAGAATCAGTTGTCCCTGATCGTTATATACAAACTGATCATCCTGGCCGTGCAGACTGCGCTGACGGTGCATACGGCCTTGTTCGTCATAATCGAACCAGAGTTGCTGAATGGGCTTGGAGGGCCCGGTATCGGTTTTAGAATCGTGTGGCCAGATACCTTTAGCCTCACTCAGAGAATCGGGTAATTCCGAACTCGGATATGGTACGTCTTCATGGAACAACCGGTATTCACTTAAAGTTCCCCAGCGGCTATTCCAGAAATACTGGTGGCATCGACCCTGACGGTCAATATAGCGCCGCAGGGTCTGACCATGGTAGTCCCAGTGTTCGGTTTCACCGCTTGGATGTTTGACACGAATAAGCTGATCAAAGGCGTCATAAAGATAATGAGTCGTCTCACGGGTATCGGGTCCGCCATTTGTTTCCCCTTGCCAATGCCTGGTGATGTGGCTGGGAAAATGTGTCTCACGCCAGTAACCGATCGTTTGTATCTGGCCGGCGGGATCGGTATAACGGATTAGGCGCTGCTGATCATCATATTCATAGTCGTGTTCGCCACCACTGCCATCGATGTAATGAGCAATATCGCCTTTGTCTGTATAGGACCAGCGTTGCTCATGGCCTTCACCATCCATACGGTAAATTTTCCGGCCATGATCATCATTCTCATAGACTTCAACGCAGCCTCGACCGTCGGTCACTTCATGAGTGTTGGGTCGGATATTCCAGGCAAACCGATAATCATAATGACCATCTTCAGCAAATTGTCTGACACAACGGGCATGGGGTGATAACTCATTCCACTCAAAGCCGAAACGTAAACCGCTAGGGGTTTTATGACGGACAAACAGGTGATGATCATAGCGGAACTGTTCACCGGGTTTGCCGGGTTGTTTGCTGGCAATTAAATCGCCATTCCGGTTGACACGATAACGGATCAGACATCGCCCGCTTTCGACATCGTCTGGGTTCTGATTGTTGACGCCATAGAAAGTTTTGATAGCACGCCAACTGCCATATTGGCCAACTTCAAAGAACAGCTTCTGTCCCCAACTCGATTCTGCGTAAATCAGTTGTCCGTTTGCCAGGTGATAGTGCAGATTCCAGTGATGAACATGGTCACGGCTGTGTACTTGTCTAAGGCGATATTGATCCACCGTTCCGGGACGAGTTTCAAATTCATAGGCCAGACCTTCCTTGATCAAAGTGAAATCATCACCGATGACTTGAAGCTGTAAACCACAAGGATGGTGAATGTTATGCACAGACGAGGATGACGCGTCATTCACCGGAATCGGAAATGCAGCCGACAGACCTTCCTCCGTGCGCACGGTCATCACCGTCTGTTCCGCCGTGGTCGTGGGTTGACTTGCATCCTCTGCTGAAATTTCAACAATCTGAGTACTGTGCTTCAGCGTGATATCCCAGGGATGACTCCAGCCAAACCCAAGCTCACTTTTGCGGCGAATGGCGCTGGAGCGGTAAATCCGCTTCCAGATCAGCGGTATTGGACCGGGTAAACTGAAATCCGTAATTTCGGTAATTTCTTCACCGGTGACCATGGAGATTGGGTGACCTTTGGTATCGCACCTGGCATTGACCGGTGAGCATTCGCCGTTATCGTTCTGGCTTTGGTGCCGGGCATCTTCGGGCTTTTTATGCTTAAGCTCTTCCTGCTTGTAATGGTGCTGGCCATTGGCGTGGTGTTTGTCTTTTTCCAGACGCAAGCGGATGGGTTTAGGCAGGCGGTCTTTAAAGGTCAGGTACTGGAACAGGGTTTTGAGCAGTTCGGCCATGCGCACCAGATGGCGGGATTTGCTCAACAGGCCGGTTCCGGCTACGACAACCGCGCCAACACCACCGGTGGCGACTGCCGCAGCAATGATCAAAATCAATTCCAGCGCCGCTGCACCAAAAAACCTGTGCTGTTCAACCCGGGACATGGAGCCAAACCAGTCTTTGGGAAAATGGATCAGCGCCTTCCAGACCTCGGCATCGGTGGCCAGCCATTTTAAGATGGTATAGGTCTGGCGAGCCTGATCAATTGCTTCGCCAAGCTCACTGCAGACGGTGACGTAATCGTCCTTGAGTTCATCGAGGCTGTAGCCATCGGCGAGTTTGTCATACAGTGCCGCCATAAGTTTCTGAGTGCCGGTGGCGATGTTGACAAAAGGCTCAATCACGCCTTCAACGATTTCTACTGACTCATCAAATAACCCATGTAAAAACGCCACTCCCAGAATCATGCCACGCTCAGCTGCGTTGTATTCCATCAGCAGGCTATCGAGCCTTTGTTTACGCTCACGGCGATCTTCGATCATCTCTGAAAGAGTGGATTTAAACTCGGTGCGAATACGGTTTATCTCAGCCTCGTCCACTGAGAACGACACTTCAGCTTCACCATCTGGCAGATGCTTGATTTCGGCTTTGCCTTCCTCATTGAGCTGGCCTTTATAGGCCACGCCATCGACGGTAACGAGGTATTTGAGTTTAGGTACCGATGCACCATCCTGATCGGTATAGTTCAACAACAGATCATGATCTCTACGGGTGACAACAGGTGCTGGTTGGAAGTAAGTCAGACTTGGGTTTTCGGGCCCTGAAGACCGGGGAGTTGAGGATGACTCAGCGCCAGGACTACCGCTGTGATGAACGCCTGTCTGACTGCGCGTTACAGAACAGTCACGCAACAAAAACAGGGTGCTGTCTGTATTCCTGAAGCTATTAACGGATGCATAGCGTGACAGACGATAACTACTGCCATCACGGACATAAATACGGAATATATCCTGATCGAAACTCAGCCATCGCTGTGCCTCACCCGTGGTGATGCAACCCCAGTCAGACCAGTGACCAGGCAGTTTACTGCGAACGTCTGTGGGCAGGCGTGAAACGATGTCTTTATTACCGGAAAATCTGGTATTGGGCGGTTCAGTAGGAATAGTCGGTTTAGCGGAGTATTTGGGATACAGCTCATCATCCCCGGGTAGTCCCCAATAGGAATCGCTCATCTTGTGTCCTTGTCCGTGATGAAACTAAGCGTTCAACTCCTAGGTATACTATTTTATGCATGCATGGCATTCCGCGAAGCAGACCTCAGAACGAAAAAACAAAGGCATTCTCATCCCAAAGGATGGGTTTTTTTGTCTCCATCCTGGCACTACATCGTCTGTGCGATTTGTGTCAATAACAATTGCTTATGGGGCTGATCAAGAAGATTCACTTGTGACATCAAAAAACTGCAGTTTATTGGTTGAAACTGCCAAATATCCAGCTTCAAACATGCTTCACATGCTTTGTGTAGACGTCGATATAAGGCGTACTTTGAATCTTCCAAATAGCCGTAGGTCAGCTTCATAGGAGCTCGAAAGACTGTCTACCGTTGATAAATGGTTATCCTGTTGTTGGGGAAGGTTATTCATTTGAATGATTGGCCTTTGGTCCTGTACACAGATTGCTTCATTGTCTGTTTGGTTTTCGGTTTCTATGCCTTTGGTGTCAGGAAGCATACTGATCGGAATATCATTATCCATATTATGAACCGAAACTGTGTGTACATTGGGAATGTCTTCTGAAAGTCGTTGAGCAAATTCCATCAGACTGGGTTCAGCAGGCATGAAGAAATACGCCTCTTCCCGTTGCGGTGTCTGTGCTCTTAAGATACGTCCCAAAACTTGTCTGAAATACAGTTCTGTTTTGATCCGAGACAAATAGCAGCACACTTTTAGTCTAGGGATATCTGTACCTTCACTGATCATTCCCACAGAAATGATCCACTTTGCCTTTGAATGGCGAAACTGGTTGATAGCATCCTGTGCATCTTCATGTAAATAGGTTGCGATCATAGCGTGTTCGCCAGTTTCTTGGTGCAATATGTCAGCAATGGTTTTCGCATGCGCCACAGACGTTGCGACAATAAGGCCACCGGCATCAGAGCTTTCTTTGCGTAGACGCATCAGCTTTTGTTCACCGGTTTTGATCAGATACCTGATGAGTTGGGGTTCATCCAATAGTTGTTGATAGCTGCATTTGGAACCCTGCAAAAGCTGCGAAAATGACCGATAGTTTTCTGTTTCAGAACCATGGGTGATCGTGATTTGGTTATTGTCGACGGCTGTTATTTTCGGTATTCGACACACGCCGTCTTTGATAGCCCGACCCAATCCGTATCGATAGTCACATTGGATGCTGCCATGATGACAATATGATGCCAACGCGATCGGAATGCGATCTGATCGCCAAGGTGTTCCAGTCAATGCCATCGTATAGGTCGCTTGACCCTGGATATGCCGAATGATGGTTTGGCCCCAAACATTTGCATTGTCGTTTCGATCACCAGCGCAATGGTGTATTTCGTCAAAGATCACCAATGTTCGGTGGGACGTCAGTAACTCCCAAAACTGAACATCTAGACTAGCCATGGATTGATAGGTCAGAATTTGACCGGTTGAACCAATGAGTCCGTCCATTCGTCGTTTTAGCGTCTTTTCCAGCGTGTACCTGAATGAATTACTGATATTAACGGATGGGGTAAAACAAAAGATCAAATCAATGTCCCCAGCGTTCAGTAATTCACGTGCAGTAAATGCGGCCATTAGCGACTTGCCCGCACCAGGTGTTGCTAAGCACAAAAAATGAGAAGATCCAGCACGATATTTTTGGAGGGCAGATGTTACTGCCTCTGATTGCCACTGTCGTAATCGCATAAGGCTCAAGACGGTTGCTGGATTAATAAACTTTCTACAGCCTTGATCTTACCAAGCAATATTTCACTTCGCTCTCGTGCTGCATTATATAAGGGCTGTGCATCATCTCGAAGTGCCGGTACCTCTTTGCACAAAGCTTCGTATTCCTCAGCTTCCCCAATAGCGCATAACATATCTGATCGGTACTGACTCAAGCGCTTTCTCAGTAGGCTATCTGGCTTGGGAGCTTGAGTAGTTTCGGAAGATGAAGGTGTAGTGGTGTTGGCACTATTGTGTACTGCGTGGGCTTCTTCTTTCGGATAGTGGGTATTAAATGACTCCATCAAACGATATCTCGGCCAATTGTCACCTTCTACGTGTTTTGCAATCAGTTCAGCTTTGATCATCCTCAGGATATTACGATATACGAACTGCCGAGCGGCTTTCTGTTTGGTGTGCAGACAATTTGGAGACTCCAAATAGGCTTGTGTCAGTTCACCGATGGCGATGTTTTTGTCATGGAACTGGTGAAGTACTTGAAGGAATTCAGGTTTAATCGGAATGAGGTTCATGAGGTACTTTTTTACTACGCAGTGTCTCGAATTTCGCGACATTTTAGCGCGTCTCTATTATCGAGACAATGAAGACCTCCTCATACTCACCTCATTACGATAAGTTGCGCGCCTGGATGAAGCAAAAACGGGAAGAGAGAGGTTTGTCTTTAAGAGCAGTCTCAGAACAAATGGGACGCCATCATTCGGTCATCGGCAAAATGGAACAAGACCGACGCAAAATTGAAATGCTTGAATTCATTGCCTATTGTCAGGTAGTAGGTGTTGACCCTCATGAAGGGCTGGAAATCCTCATACAATCCATCCACCACAGTGCCTTATCGGCCAATTATCTGCGCTCTCCCCGAATTGACTGAGCTAGTGGAACGTCATCATCTAACTGAGCCAGGATAGCCTTATTGTGATGGTAACTAAGCAGTATGTTTGCCATCTATTTATTGCATTATTGGTGTTGCATATTCTGCCCCAACGTGATCACCCATTCTGGTTTTATTTGATCACTTTTTCTGGATTTCCAGAATCGATAATCAAATCCCTGTGAATTACAACGATAAACTGGACTGAACAACGATATTCTGTACTGAGGGCTGCATATGGCAACCAGAATTCCTGCAATCAGGGAATTCCCCAAGATGACAGATACTGGCGGGTGGACTGGTATGGAGCTGTACAGAGAAACCCTGGTATCCCTTAGGAACCATGCTTTCAGGCGGTGGGAGAAAAAATTTGCGAGCTAATCAGTACAGAATATCGTTGTAGTTTTGTTCAGAAAGAAGGAGCCAGTAAATGTTCAGTACAAAATATCATTGTAAAAATGACTTTCCAGTACAGACAAGCGTTGTAACTCACATTTCTTTGGAAAGCACTTTTTTCCAGGTACGCTTAGAATCAAAATTGCGAATATCTTCATTCAGTACTTTGGTTTTCGGAAAGTTCAATCCATAAGAGGCAGTCAGGTCTGGATCAATATCAATAGACAAGCCGACATCCCACCCAGCTTGTCTTGCGCCAAGGCTGAAACCACCACATCCTGAAAACAAATCAATAATCATAAATCGTCGCTATAAACTCGAAGCCTTTACCAATTATTGCATGTTCCTATGTCAGCGTCGATCGTCATTAGCTCTACTTATCACTGATAGATAGCCACGAGGGCCAAAAAGTGTTTTTCTTGAAAGGTTTCTGTTGAAATGGGCACATGATGGCTCCCCAATATGTAGACATGCCATGCAAGCCCCTTGGGCATTGCTACAGCCTGGGTCCAGTGCGCATCGATGTTCCCAATCAGCTACAGAGCCCAAAAGCTTATCTAGCTCACGCTCAAAGACGGCATGCATTCCGCCAAGAACAAAATCACCTCGTGGCACAGAGTAAATGACGAATGATAGTGCTGTCTCGAGTATTATCTCCCCTAAGCCATTTCTATCGATCCCGGCATACACGGCTAATGTCCGGATAAACCTGTGGGAGAAGGAATGAATGAGCTTATGGAGGGTGTTTCTAACTAACTCTCCTTGTTCACCACATAGAAGATGAAGAATCTCTTTGTAACAGTCTTTGGGTGTTTCAGCAGATGAAACAGCTTCTATTCCATTCAGTGAAAGCCACTTTAATATTTTTTGCGGGTCGAGCCTGATGAGAAGAGATTCTGTTTCCGCTAGGTCTCCATATACTGGGGTTACTTTATATTGCTTCCTATCATGATGGGGAAACGGACACAACGTAGCTTCACCAGGCGTAAAAGACCCTCTTGTATAAGCAAAGTGACCTGTAAAAATTGGGAACTTCTCAAATAAATCTACCGCGAGAATTCCAGTTCTTCCCATTGCTTCAGGATAGCGTTGGGAATACATTTCTTTTAGAAAGTCCGTATCGCTGCCATTTTTTTGAAGGTCTTGAAGCATAAGGCGTGAATCTAGCGATGCAAGGCCAATGGTAGTTGCTTGCTCTTCAATCGTTTTCTTATTTGGGCCTTTTAATTCAGTAAGGTCTTCTCCCGCTTGTTCTGGAAGATACGCAGTCATAATATCGGCTTTCTCAACGGGAATTCCCTGAGTGATCAACATCTCTTTGATTGAGCTCCTGGTGGGTGGAACCTCATCAACAGAACGCTCCTTCATGCCATCAATAAACCAACTTATAGCTCTTTCGCCTCCACCCGCTGCACGCAACTTATCACGCGCATTATTTACAGGCGGATTAACAATGACAATGTTGCTGGGGGTATAGACCTTTGCTGCTCTATGTATGTTGAATTTCATATTTTCACCACAGGAGCATCGAAAAAATCTCATGCCTTCCGTTCGCCACGTGCAGTCCGGGCAAGAAAAGGCGATCTCATTCAAGGATGCCACTCTAGGCATTTCCACTCGAGTACGGCGGTGAGTAGGACACTTTGGAATTTGAATGGGCTTCAATTCTCCGCATGTATGATAAGCAACGAATGGAATCTGCGCTTTGGTTCGATTTCCGCAAGAGCAAATATCCTCATAGTTCTCATGAAAGATACGACATTTTCTACAAACCCACTGATTTGGAAATGGTTCTACATCCACACCATTCTGAACATCTAGAGCGTAAGCTTCTAATAGCCCTCCTTTACGTAGATGGCTAAGAAACCCATTTCTATCGGTTTCGTTTCTTTCCCACTCATAGCTTGTTTGGAGGATTGCGTGTCGCAGCGATTCAGTATCTACTGCTGCAAGCCGAATGGGTGCTCTCCAGTTTTTTACTTTCCACACTTTTCCTTTTAAATCGACAGTTTGGTTCGGTAAAAAACCGAATATTACTTGAGAAGAACTCCTTTGATCCTTCATTACAGCCTCCTTCCAAAGATAGGTACTTGCGAATCAACATCACGTAAAGAAAGCATCGGCTTCTCTCCGCCTGGGATGCAATCCGAAGGGAATTTGTGGTCTTGTGAATTGCTGAGAAGGATGTTAATAAACTCTTGATACCAAGAAGCTACTTCACTCCTTAGGCTGGCATCCATCTTGCCAGTAAAGCCTAGTGTTTTTGTTATTTCATCAATTTCAATTTGAACGTCAAACGCATCTGAAGTGACAAAATTTCGAAGCGACGATGTAGATTGGAGAGACCTGCCGCTAATTTTTTCGTAATAAGCTGTAATTCGGGATAAAGCTATACCAGAAAGTGTTCTGGATAAAACCCGCTTACTTTTTCTCGTTATCGGTATAGGCTCAACAAATCGATCAGCCTGATTAACGAAATTCTCGAATAATCGATATACTTGAGCATCTCTTTCACGAGCTATCTTGTGAACAACGAAGACAATCCCTGGATATCGCCTACCAACCCTCGCAGTGGCTTGAATGAAATCAGAGGTGCCTAGTGGTAGCCCCATCATAATCATCAAGTTGAGTCTATCTACATCAACACCGTGTGAGATCATTGAGGACGCAGTGATAGCATGGATTCGTTCATAGAAATCATCTTCCGGGCTCTGTAATCTCTTTAAAACCTCACTAACTTCATCAAATTGAACTTTGCTGGTTAATGATTCCCAATTTACTTGCCTGTTAGCGATTAGTTGCTGGAGTTCGCCTGAACGATTAACCGCTTCAATATCTCGTAGTGTGTTTCCATACACTAGCTCTGTGCCGTACAGGTTGATTATCAATTCAGCCCACATTTCATCAACACCTAATTTAGAGCAAGTGCCTGATGGGTCGCTAATCATCTCCCGAATAATGGATTGAGTAATAGAAACTATTTGTTCTGTCACCCACTCTAAAGTTAGCCCTCTGGGAGCAATGCCTATATATTTTCGCATCAAATTATTTGATTCTGTTGACCATAGACCTTGTCCTTGCTTAGGGTCTACAGAAGGAAATAATCGAGCTCCTCTCATGTAAAGCTCTTCAGTTTGTTTCTCGTATCCATTCAAGGTGGCAGAAGATGCGAGTATCTTTGACTTTCCACCTGTAACCTGCTCAGACAGGTGGTCGTATAGACTCTCGTAATGTGAATCCACAGCTCCAAGACTATCCCGAAGCAAATGAAGCTCATCTTGTAGTCTAAATCGAGGGGGATACTTGTCAGCGGGCATCGGTAGAGGATTTACTTGTGCATTGCATTCCCACACTAAGCATCCATTCCTAAAATCACTACGTGGTGCATAGGTATGGCCATGGCCTGGTTCTGAGCAAATACCCCATGGTGCACCAGTGAAACATGACATTCCCGAGTTCATGTGCAGTTGAGCTGCTTTATCAAGAGTTCCTACCACAATAGTAGGCAAAAACCGATAGATCTCATGATCAACTATGTGGATTGGAATTTTTGAATTGTACTTAATGCAATCAGTGTTTTTGCAAAACAAGTCAGTTTTCCATAACACTCGATCAAATTTAACGCCAACACTTCTGTTGCCACAGAATGGACATTTTTCTAAAACGCTTGAATATTTGTTAAAAGAGGAAGGGTCATTTATGTTTGGAGTAGAAGGGTCATCTTTTTTGGGGCTATCGTAGATTCTGTTTGGTGTTGCTTTGCTTCCGATGAAAAATCCAAGCGAAAATTCATCACCATCAATATGGTTCTCAGACCTAACGATTTCCGCTGCTGCAATGGCATCAGCAAATCGCTGAGTCTGCTGAAGAGAAAGCATACGCAATGGAAACCTAGTCCAAGCAGTTATACCGGTGCTTTTTCCTGTTAGCCGATCATGGAACATTGCTGTGACAAGCAATCCAAGATATGTCTCGGTTTTCCCACCGCCGGTTGCAAACCAAACAACATCTACAATGTCGCTATCTTCAGCCGTGTTAATTATTGAAGATAAGTTCGCGAGTAGGAAAGAAAATTGGAAGGGTCTCCATGAGGTATAACCTTTACGGGTGCCGATCATCTCCATTGCGGTGTTCATATATATGATCGATTTCAGTAGACCTGAATTGCTTTCTAGCAAAACCAAGCCTTGGCGAAGCCTGGACAACTCATCATCAAACTTGGATGAATCCATAACCGCTTGAGATAGCATCTCATCTGTCCAACGTTCGTGCTCACTCCTGGCTCGTAAAACCTCTTTACTCCAGTTAGATGACCTCCATTTGTCAGCGCTATCAATAATGTTGCGACAGACTGATAGCACGTTGGATGCACTCTGCAAATGATCAAAGCGCAGGTTGGGTGGTTCTGAATCACCTCCCCAATAGTCTGGCCTATGTCGATCCACGACAGTTACGTCAGATGTTGTTAAGGTTTTCTCCTTAAAATCAAATACTACGCCACAGTTTGTACCGTATGCGTCAGCAAATCGGTTGTAACGATATGAGTCCGGTAGCGCTTCGATTTCATATGGAACCAGGTCAATGTCGTGAATGGATAGTTCAGCCTCGTATAGCCTAGTATCTACATGGCGATCATCGCGTGAACTATCTCCACAGTTCACGAGGGATAGAGAAATCTCCCAACACTCTTCAGTACTAGCTACTACCTCAAGGTCAAGCCTTGCAGAAAAATGTTCGAGACCAGAGTGCTCATGGAGTAAAGATGAAAACTCAGATTCCGCATATGTAGCAAAACTTTCAGTCGAATCAATATTTATTTCTACTAAATCTGACTCAATGTTTACCTTATGCCATGTCGCTGAGTTGACTTGGTATAACCAAACCGAACATTTTAGCTTGCAGCGCAACCGTGAAGAAGCGATTTTCGAGTGCCTAAAACGAACCGTGATTGCGCATGGCTCTAAACGTTGTTCTAAACCATCCATGCTGATCGCATTCACATCAACTTCGGGAAGCAAACGGCCAAGCCAAAATTTATGCTGAGGTGAATTTTCTAGCTCGTAATAATCGTCTCCTCTAGCCTCACGAACCACCACCTTAGCTAGCTGATCACTAAATATTTCCAGAGCTTCCTGTTCAGTCTGTGATTTATCGATCAAATCGGTCATAAAAGTTATCCGCATTTATCCCAATATCTATGAATTTCTTTCTTAGCTTCTCTAAGCCCTTTGCTTCGATTTGTCGTATCCTTTCTCTTGTTATATCGTAGTCCTGACCGATCATTTCCAACGTTTCTTCAAGACCTCGATCATGAAGATCAAAACGTCTATAAATGACATCTTTTGTTCTGGGGTCAAGCTGATCAACAACGCTTTGAACCCATGACAATTCGCTCTTATGCTCTAAGATTGACTGGTTATAGTCCTTCAGCGATAGGCTGGAAATAGAATCCAGTTGCCATTCCTCAAAATCGCTTAGTGAACTTGTTTCCAGAGCGGATATTTGCGAAATAAATATTGTTTTATCTAGATTCCAATTTAGTTCATCAGCCAATCTCTCGTAGGATGGTTTTTCTAATGGGTTGTCC from Gynuella sunshinyii YC6258 carries:
- a CDS encoding RHS repeat-associated core domain-containing protein, whose product is MSDSYWGLPGDDELYPKYSAKPTIPTEPPNTRFSGNKDIVSRLPTDVRSKLPGHWSDWGCITTGEAQRWLSFDQDIFRIYVRDGSSYRLSRYASVNSFRNTDSTLFLLRDCSVTRSQTGVHHSGSPGAESSSTPRSSGPENPSLTYFQPAPVVTRRDHDLLLNYTDQDGASVPKLKYLVTVDGVAYKGQLNEEGKAEIKHLPDGEAEVSFSVDEAEINRIRTEFKSTLSEMIEDRRERKQRLDSLLMEYNAAERGMILGVAFLHGLFDESVEIVEGVIEPFVNIATGTQKLMAALYDKLADGYSLDELKDDYVTVCSELGEAIDQARQTYTILKWLATDAEVWKALIHFPKDWFGSMSRVEQHRFFGAAALELILIIAAAVATGGVGAVVVAGTGLLSKSRHLVRMAELLKTLFQYLTFKDRLPKPIRLRLEKDKHHANGQHHYKQEELKHKKPEDARHQSQNDNGECSPVNARCDTKGHPISMVTGEEITEITDFSLPGPIPLIWKRIYRSSAIRRKSELGFGWSHPWDITLKHSTQIVEISAEDASQPTTTAEQTVMTVRTEEGLSAAFPIPVNDASSSSVHNIHHPCGLQLQVIGDDFTLIKEGLAYEFETRPGTVDQYRLRQVHSRDHVHHWNLHYHLANGQLIYAESSWGQKLFFEVGQYGSWRAIKTFYGVNNQNPDDVESGRCLIRYRVNRNGDLIASKQPGKPGEQFRYDHHLFVRHKTPSGLRFGFEWNELSPHARCVRQFAEDGHYDYRFAWNIRPNTHEVTDGRGCVEVYENDDHGRKIYRMDGEGHEQRWSYTDKGDIAHYIDGSGGEHDYEYDDQQRLIRYTDPAGQIQTIGYWRETHFPSHITRHWQGETNGGPDTRETTHYLYDAFDQLIRVKHPSGETEHWDYHGQTLRRYIDRQGRCHQYFWNSRWGTLSEYRLFHEDVPYPSSELPDSLSEAKGIWPHDSKTDTGPSKPIQQLWFDYDEQGRMHRQRSLHGQDDQFVYNDQGQLILKTNAQGQHEKYTYDRMGRVIAYTDQAGRITQRHYGAYAQILAQTLPDGTRLSYEYDQERNLTAIINGNGQAHRFEYDGCERIKTEISVDGRTIHYRYNGTGKLIEQREGEITATFERDVLGRLISEHYQHASDPTKNIVQGYQYDRNGRLIGAVNEHAKVELGYTVHGLLSKEHTSQRFVDYNGEYQSFKHGIDFVEYTDTGYISSVRYSAHQPYQRGGYFDFIHRDSIGQAWTFEQNYAWNVRGMLSRMSVRPHEAISPVSLFDQQFNAHDQLAKRHQGQHTATWNYDPEQRLQQYQRTSLQNDSNRLTLHERHYHYDTKNRIAGIDELHGSSRYHYNDLDLLTKVEDREGQQDLHFDAAGNRLPEGLTRLDNNRLPFMGDRHFSYDEYGNLVQIKKGKDQKIVQSLEYNAKHQLIKFEERINGTLKQALTFRYDPFGRRIEKSVFKQDKPEQQTEWATNYKRYRTHNQPDLWYQYAERYVWNGGNLIQTRHIDCNLNNRTFQQYYLYEPYSHKPVGLYDYELGLLDIEADHLGTAKALYSHETGEQLWATEHEVYGKTRNGQSHKTHPRNGFAVDPKLRFAGQYEDIETGLYQNFNRYYDPQTGRYISHDPIGILGGLNVYQYCPNPVEWVDPLGLSCKETDATGRPLSSPNYSVAYKAQLKDGVNYPGKNDYHHFQESNRQLYESINQNPQLGAMLENLYPGITEFVSPGARGKFKGKTPSKQGLTWHHSAQDPGSMELVPLPQHQAPGPVQSTLHPNQQGGMEIWGGGVR
- a CDS encoding DEAD/DEAH box helicase produces the protein MRLRQWQSEAVTSALQKYRAGSSHFLCLATPGAGKSLMAAFTARELLNAGDIDLIFCFTPSVNISNSFRYTLEKTLKRRMDGLIGSTGQILTYQSMASLDVQFWELLTSHRTLVIFDEIHHCAGDRNDNANVWGQTIIRHIQGQATYTMALTGTPWRSDRIPIALASYCHHGSIQCDYRYGLGRAIKDGVCRIPKITAVDNNQITITHGSETENYRSFSQLLQGSKCSYQQLLDEPQLIRYLIKTGEQKLMRLRKESSDAGGLIVATSVAHAKTIADILHQETGEHAMIATYLHEDAQDAINQFRHSKAKWIISVGMISEGTDIPRLKVCCYLSRIKTELYFRQVLGRILRAQTPQREEAYFFMPAEPSLMEFAQRLSEDIPNVHTVSVHNMDNDIPISMLPDTKGIETENQTDNEAICVQDQRPIIQMNNLPQQQDNHLSTVDSLSSSYEADLRLFGRFKVRLISTSTQSM
- a CDS encoding helix-turn-helix domain-containing protein, whose amino-acid sequence is MKTSSYSPHYDKLRAWMKQKREERGLSLRAVSEQMGRHHSVIGKMEQDRRKIEMLEFIAYCQVVGVDPHEGLEILIQSIHHSALSANYLRSPRID
- a CDS encoding DNA cytosine methyltransferase, giving the protein MIIDLFSGCGGFSLGARQAGWDVGLSIDIDPDLTASYGLNFPKTKVLNEDIRNFDSKRTWKKVLSKEM